One region of Cucurbita pepo subsp. pepo cultivar mu-cu-16 chromosome LG03, ASM280686v2, whole genome shotgun sequence genomic DNA includes:
- the LOC111790602 gene encoding UDP-glucuronate 4-epimerase 3-like: protein MSHLDNIPSTPGKFKMEKSAYIHRVRWQSSITKLTFWSLIILGSILIFFYRSPSSSPLSSDPSRRSLSTYDWGGPSWEKRVRSSARVRSRNGISVLVTGAAGFVGTHVSVALKRRGDGVLGLDNFNNYYDQSLKRDRQALLERTGVFVVEGDINDSALLKKLFEVVPFTHVMHLAAQAGVRYAMENPSSYVHSNIAGLVSLLEVCKSANPQPAIVWASSSSVYGLNTKVPFSEQDRTDEPASLYAATKKGGEEIAHSYNHIYGLSLTGLRFFTVYGPWGRPDMAYFFFTRDILKGKSIPIFEAADHGTVARDFTYIDDIVKGCLASLDTAEKSTGSGGKKKGPAQLRVFNLGNTSPVPVSDLVSILEKLLKVKAKRNVMKLPRNGDVQFTHANISLAQRELGYKPTTDLPTGLKKFVRWYMNYYSQGKKADA, encoded by the coding sequence ATGTCGCATCTCGATAACATTCCTTCAACTCCGGGAAAGTTTAAGATGGAGAAATCAGCGTACATTCATCGCGTCCGGTGGCAGTCATCGATAACGAAGCTCACATTCTGGTCCTTAATTATACTTGGTTCGATCTTGATTTTCTTCTACAGATCGCCGTCGTCGTCGCCGCTGTCCTCCGATCCTTCCCGCCGATCACTAAGCACTTACGACTGGGGCGGACCGTCCTGGGAGAAAAGAGTTCGCTCATCGGCTCGAGTTAGGTCTCGTAATGGGATCTCTGTTCTCGTAACCGGCGCCGCCGGATTCGTAGGAACTCATGTCTCGGTGGCGCTGAAGCGCCGAGGCGACGGCGTCCTTGGCCTCGACAATTTCAACAACTACTACGATCAATCGTTAAAACGAGACCGTCAAGCGCTTTTGGAGCGCACCGGCGTGTTCGTCGTTGAAGGCGATATCAACGATTCGGCTCTGTTGAAGAAGCTTTTTGAAGTGGTTCCGTTCACGCATGTGATGCATTTGGCAGCTCAGGCCGGCGTCAGGTACGCCATGGAAAATCCTAGTTCTTATGTTCATAGCAACATAGCTGGATTAGTTAGTCTTTTGGAGGTCTGTAAATCTGCAAATCCACAGCCTGCAATTGTTTGGGCGTCTTCTAGCTCTGTTTATGGATTGAATACTAAGGTACCCTTTTCGGAACAAGACCGGACCGATGAACCGGCGAGTCTTTACGCGGCGACGAAGAAGGGTGGAGAAGAAATTGCACACAGTTACAATCATATCTATGGACTTTCATTGACAGGGCTGAGATTCTTCACTGTTTATGGACCATGGGGAAGGCCTGATATGGcttatttcttcttcacaaGAGATATCTTGAAAGGAAAGTCAATTCCCATATTTGAAGCAGCTGATCATGGCACTGTGGCTAGAGATTTCACGTACATTGATGACATTGTAAAGGGTTGTTTGGCATCTTTGGACACTGCTGAGAAGAGCACAGGGAGTggagggaagaagaagggacCGGCGCAGCTTCGGGTATTCAATTTAGGGAATACGTCGCCGGTGCCGGTGTCGGATCTTGTGAGCATTTTGGAGAAGCTTTTGAAGGTGAAAGCAAAGAGGAACGTAATGAAGTTGCCAAGGAATGGTGATGTTCAGTTTACTCATGCCAATATTAGCTTGGCTCAAAGGGAACTTGGATATAAACCAACCACAGATCTCCCGACCGGGCTGAAGAAGTTCGTCCGGTGgtatatgaattattattcGCAAGGGAAGAAGGCCGATGCGTAG
- the LOC111789650 gene encoding probable protein S-acyltransferase 14: MHRSGPAMAWNVFKFCTALRGLGSIMILLVLGVVGVTYYAVVLTNYGPALYDGGLDSLIALAVLISFHGLLVMLLWSYFSVVLTDPGSVAPNWRPAVDEEQTEGDPLNTMEFSVLHPELSNQRIRYCRKCNHLKPPRCHHCSVCGRCVLKMDHHCVWVVNCVGALNYKYFLLFLLYTFLETSVVTLSLLPHFIAFFSEGEIPGTPSTLATTFIAFVLNLAFTLSVMGFLIMHISLVAANTTTIEAYEKKTTPKWRYDLGRRRNFEQVFGMDKRYWLIPAYSEEDLRRMPALQGLEYPSKPELESQEF, encoded by the exons ATGCATAGATCTGGACCGGCGATGGCTTGGAATGTCTTCAAGTTCTGTACGGCCTTGCGAGGTCTCGGTTCGATCATGATCCTTCTGGTTCTTGGGGTTGTCGGCGTCACCTATTACGCTGTCGTTTTGACGAACTACGGCCCCGCCCTCTACGACGGTGGCCTCGATTCTCTCATTGCTCTCGCCGTTTTGATCTCCTTCCATGGTTTG TTGGTGATGCTGTTATGGAGTTACTTTTCTGTTGTTTTGACTGATCCGGGTAGTGTGGCGCCCAATTGGAGACCTGCTGTCGATGAAGAACAAACAGAAGGCGACCCGTTGAATACAATGGAGTTTAGTGTTTTGCACCCCGAGCTATCGAATCAAAGAATACGATATTGTCGAAAATGCAATCACCTGAAACCACCACGCTGCCATCACTGTTCTGTTT GTGGGCGATGCGTGCTGAAGATGGACCATCACTGCGTGTGGGTCGTTAATTGTGTAGGAGCTCTGAATTACAAATACTTCCTTTTGTTTCTG CTGTACACATTTCTAGAGACGAGCGTTGTGACTTTGTCGTTGTTACCGCACTTTATTGCATTCTTCAGTGAAGGAGAGATACCTGGAACACCCAGTACCCTCGCTACGACCTTTATCGCCTTCG TCTTGAATCTGGCATTTACGTTGAGTGTTATGGGGTTCCTGATCATGCACATATCTCTGGTGGCTGCAAATACTACAACAATTGAG GCTTATGAGAAAAAAACGACTCCTAAATGGCGGTACGACCTTGGTCGGAGAAGAAACTTTGAACAG GTTTTTGGGATGGACAAGCGCTACTGGTTGATCCCAGCTTATTCAGAAGAAGATTTGCGACGGATGCCAGCGCTTCAAGGTCTCGAGTACCCATCGAAGCCCGAGTTAGAATCCCAGGAGTTCTAG
- the LOC111791547 gene encoding uncharacterized protein LOC111791547, which translates to MKLVWSPERASKAYIDTVKSCEIYSEFGVAELLSAMAAGWNAKLIVETWSYGGPVATSVGLAIAAGHTGGRHLCIVADERSRSKYVEAMREGGVSSLPEIVIGDAEAVAAEVEGVDFLVADCRGKDFARVLRVVRASERGAVLVCKNAWERKVLGFRWQGVLRKGTRVVKSVFLPVGRGLEIAHIGSAGGSSNSAANGGRWIKHVDLRSGEEHVFRE; encoded by the exons ATGAAGCTTGTTTGGTCGCCGGAGAGAGCTTCCAAAGCGTATATCGACACAGTTAAATCA TGCGAGATTTACAGCGAATTCGGCGTCGCGGAACTTCTCTCCGCCATGGCCGCCGGCTGGAACGCAAAACTCATCGTCGAGACTTGGTCGTACGGAGGTCCGGTAGCCACGAGCGTCGGCCTCGCCATCGCCGCTGGCCACACCGGTGGACGTCATCTCTGCATCGTTGCCGACGAACGGTCGAGATCGAAGTACGTGGAGGCGATGCGGGAGGGCGGAGTGTCGTCGCTGCCGGAAATTGTGATTGGAGACGCTGaggcggtggcggcggaggtggagggggtggattttctTGTGGCGGATTGTAGGGGGAAGGATTTTGCTAGGGTTTTGAGGGTTGTGAGGGCGAGTGAAAGAGGGGCAGTTTTGGTATGTAAAAATGCATGGGAACGAAAGGTGTTGGGGTTTAGATGGCAAGGGGTGCTTCGGAAAGGGACACGTGTCGTTAAGTCTGTTTTTTTGCCGGTGGGACGGGGGTTGGAAATTGCTCATATTGGAAGCGCCGGTGGAAGTTCGAACTCGGCGGCGAATGGTGGCCGTTGGATCAAACATGTTGATTTACGGTCAGGGGAGGAACACGTGTTTCGTGAATGA
- the LOC111791813 gene encoding transducin beta-like protein 2, whose protein sequence is MDSALLIPIASVILGAIIAAVFFRSYFCKRRSEVQTISHPELPSDPKKHQKPSQTKKSHFKPHSHSSDKDQNKKHHPLDLNTLKGHGDYVTGLCFSSDGSSLATACGDGVIRVFKLDDASSKSFKFLRINLPAGGHPTAVAFGDNATSIIVSSQGLSGSSLYMYGEEKPKASDETKQQTKLPLPEIKWENHKVHDKKSVLTLVGATASYGSADGSTIVASCSEGTDIRLWHAKTGKLLGDVDTNQLKNTMATLSPNGRFIAAAAFTADVKVWEVVYSKDGSVKEVLRVMQLKGHKSAVTWLCFTPNSEQIITASKDGSMRIWNINVRYHLDEDPKTLKVFPIPLHDSNGATLHYDRLNISPDGKILATTHGSTLQWLCVETGKVLDTAERAHDGDITWISWAPKPIPSGDKNVLVLATASVDKKVKLWAAPSLS, encoded by the exons ATGGATTCTGCGCTGCTAATTCCGATTGCTTCAGTGATTCTCGGTGCCATAATCGCCGCTGTCTTCTTCAGAAGCTACTTTTGCAAGCGAAGATCGGAAGTCCAAACCATTTCCCATCCAGAGCTTCCATCGGATCCAAAGAAGCACCAAAAGCCGTCTCAGACTAAGAAGTCTCACTTCAAACCTCACTCTCACTCCTCTGATAAG gatcaaaacaagaaacatcACCCGTTGGACTTGAATACGTTGAAAGGTCATGGAGATTATGTGACTGGATTATGCTTCTCCTCAGACGGAAGTAGTTTGGCGACTG CCTGTGGTGATGGAGTGATCAGGGTATTTAAGCTGGATGATGCATCAAGTAAAAGCTTCAA GTTTTTGCGAATTAATTTGCCTGCTGGAGGTCATCCAACTGCTGTCGCATTTGGTGACAATGCAACCTCTATCATTGTATCCTCTCAAGGTCTGTCTGGTTCTTCTTTGTACATGTATGGAGAAGAGAAACCCAAAGCTTCAGATGAAACTAAACAGCAAACTAAGCTCCCTCTTCCTGAAATCAAGTGGGAAAATCACAAGGTGCACGATAAAAAATCTGTTCTGACCTTAGTAGGTGCAACTGCTAGTTATGGTAGTGCTGATGGGAGTACAATTGTGGCTTCTTGTTCAGAAG GGACTGATATCAGACTCTGGCATGCAAAAACGGGAAAGCTGCTGGGTGATGTTGACACTAATCAATTGAAAAATACCATGGCTACTTTGTCACCAAATGGGCGTTTTATTGCGGCAGCTGCTTTTACTGCAGATGTGAAG GTATGGGAGGTTGTTTACTCAAAAGATGGTTCAGTTAAGGAGGTTTTGAGGGTTATGCAGCTGAAAGGACACAAG AGTGCAGTGACTTGGTTATGTTTTACCCCAAACTCAGAGCAGATCATCACTGCATCAAAGGATGGTTCAATGAGAATTTGGAATATTAATG TGCGATATCATCTCGATGAGGATCCAAAAACTCTCAAGGTGTTTCCAATTCCATTACATGATTCAAATGGTGCTACATTGCATTATGATCGTCTCAATATATCCCCTGATGGGAAGATACTAGCAACAACGCATGGTTCCACACTGCAGTGGCTATGTGTTGAGACTGGAAAGGTGTTGGACACTGCTGAGAGAGCTCATGATG GTGACATCACATGGATATCGTGGGCACCTAAGCCTATTCCATCAG GAGATAAAAATGTATTGGTTTTGGCTACTGCGAGCGTGGACAAGAAAGTAAAACTATGGGCTGCACCCTCGCTGAGTTGA
- the LOC111790598 gene encoding probable LRR receptor-like serine/threonine-protein kinase At1g34110, protein MSVFNSFLISIFFLVFSSPSAISESSELSILMAIKASLDPQNTLLTSWSPSSNPCGGYFEGVACNEQGKVVNISLQGMGLSGYIPAAVAGLKSLTGLYLHFNALIGEIPKEIASLTELTDLYLNVNQLSGEIPFEIGNMVNLQVLQLCYNKLTGGIPSQVGNMKVLNVLAVQYNQLTGAIPASLGNLTTLTRLDLSNNKFFGPIPVILADAPALEVLNVQNNSLTGNVPPGFRRLKEKFVYDNNPSLCGVGFRDLNPCSKLKSLNPSRPEPFLPQLPTNLSARDIPESANLRHNCNGSNCSRQSKSSRVGVALGVIGVFAAFSAIGLATFSWYRRNEHKFGSTSNGISRRMITSQVREVYRRNASPLINLEYSNGWDPLAKDHGGSASSREIFKSFMFNLEDVERATQCFSKANLLGRNNFSALYKGKLRDGSVVAIKCIGKTSCKSDEAEFLKGLKILISMNHENLVKFRGLCCSKDRGECYLIYDFVTNGTLMQYLDDNNGSGKILDWSTRVSIICGIAKGIGYLHRKIGKKPALIHQNISADKVLIDANYNPLLSDSGLHKLLADDIIFSMLKVSAALGYLPPEYTTTGRFTEKSDVYAFGMIVLQIISGKTSIVKLNYNTIESRRFEDFIDSKLEGRFLESEADKLGKIAVICTHEYPELRPTMDVIVQELDEMETFGISVESMP, encoded by the exons ATGTCTGTATTCAACTCGTTCttgatttccattttctttctggttttttcttccccttctGCGATTTCTGAGTCCTCCGAGCTTTCCATTTTAATGGCGATTAAAGCTTCTTTAGACCCGCAGAACACTTTGTTGACGTCATGGAGTCCGTCTTCAAATCCATGTGGTGGTTATTTCGAAGGAGTTGCTTGTAACGAGCAAGGAAAAGTGGTGAATATTTCTCTGCAGGGGATGGGCCTTTCCGGCTACATTCCGGCAGCCGTCGCTGGACTTAAGAGTTTGACGGGGCTGTACTTGCATTTCAATGCTCTAATCGGCGAAATTCCTAAGGAAATTGCGAGTTTGACTGAACTGACTGATTTGTATCTCAATGTGAATCAACTCTCCGGGGAGATTCCTTTTGAGATCGGGAATATGGTAAATCTTCAAG TGCTGCAGCTTTGTTACAACAAATTAACTGGTGGGATACCGTCACAAGTGGGAAATATGAAGGTGCTCAATGTTCTTGCTGTGCAGTATAATCAGCTAACAGGAGCAATTCCTGCTAGTTTGGGGAACTTGACTACGCTAACACGGTTGGACTTGAGTAACAACAAGTTTTTCGGTCCGATTCCGGTGATATTAGCTGATGCTCCTGCTCTTGAAGTTCTTAACGTTCAAAACAACTCGCTAACCGGTAACGTTCCTCCAG GTTTtaggagattgaaggaaaagtTTGTGTACGATAACAACCCGAGTCTTTGTGGAGTGGGATTTCGGGACCTGAATCCTTGTAGTAAGTTGAAAAGTTTGAATCCAAGCCGACCCGAACCATTTCTACCCCAACTACCTACTAATCTTTCTGCAAGAGACATTCCCGAGTCAGCTAATTTACGCCACAATTGCAATGGAAGTAACTGTTCGAGACAGTCGAAATCTTCACGAGTCGGAGTGGCTCTCGGAGTGATTGGAGTTTTTGCTGCTTTCTCGGCCATTGGTCTTGCAACGTTTTCATGGTATCGTCGTAATGAACATAAATTCGGAAGTACTTCAAATGGTATAAGTAGACGGATGATTACTAGCCAAGTCAGGGAAGTCTACAGGAGGAATGCTTCTCCTCTCATCAATCTCGAGTATTCAAATGGATGGGATCCGTTAGCCAAAGATCACGGTGGGAGTGCATCGTCACGAGAGATATTCAAGAGCTTCATGTTTAATCTCGAAGATGTCGAGCGAGCAACACAATGCTTCTCAAAGGCTAACTTGTTGGGGAGGAACAACTTTTCTGCTCTTTACAAGGGAAAGTTGAGAGATGGATCAGTTGTTGCTATCAAGTGCATTGGCAAGACAAGCTGCAAATCTGATGAAGCTGAATTCTTGAAGGGCTTGAAGATACTTATCTCGATGAACCATGAAAATCTCGTTAAGTTCAGAGGCTTATGCTGTTCGAAAGACCGAGGAGAGTGCTATCTGATCTATGATTTCGTCACGAATGGAACTTTGATGCAATATCTTGATGACAACAATGGCAGCGGGAAGATTCTCGATTGGTCCACCCGAGTGTCGATCATTTGTGGAATCGCTAAAG GTATAGGATATTTGCACAGAAAGATTGGAAAGAAACCTGCATTGATTCACCAGAACATATCAGCTGATAAAGTGCTCATTGATGCAAATTACAACCCCTTGCTATCAGATTCTGGCCTGCACAAACTCCTTGCAGATGACATAATTTTCTCTATGCTAAAAGTCAGTGCTGCATTGGGATACCTCCCTCCCGAGTACACGACGACAGGTCGATTCACGGAGAAGAGCGACGTCTATGCATTTGGAATGATCGTACTTCAAATCATATCCGGGAAAACAAGCATCGTGAAGTTGAACTACAACACTATCGAGTCACGTCGGTTTGAGGACTTCATTGACTCTAAGCTTGAAGGAAGATTCTTAGAATCAGAAGCAGATAAACTGGGGAAAATTGCAGTGATCTGCACCCACGAATATCCCGAGCTTCGCCCGACAATGGATGTCATCGTCCAAGAACTCGACGAAATGGAAACGTTTGGGATTTCTGTAGAGTCAATGCCTTGA